The following proteins are co-located in the Phragmites australis chromosome 10, lpPhrAust1.1, whole genome shotgun sequence genome:
- the LOC133931285 gene encoding subtilisin-like protease SBT5.3 has translation MESSSSTAAGSMRLTAATASAFLLVFLCLLLQSLAALAGSGKQASSYVVYLGGHPRRVGVSTEEASRRATESHHDLLAAVLGDREKAREAIFYSYTKNINGFAANLEPGEASEIAKYPGVVSVFPNRGRKLQTTWSWQFMGLERGGEVPPWSAWEVARYGEGTIIGNLDSGVWPESKSFDEGEMGPIPDDWKGICQNEHDIKFQCNSKLIGARYFNKGYALAAGVPLDAALMTPRDENGHGTHTLATAGGAAVRGASAFGYGNGTARGGSPRARVAAYRVCFRPVNGSECFDADVLAGFEAAIDDGVHVISASVGGDAYDYLHDAVAIGSLHAVKAGVTVVCSASNSGPDPGTVTNVAPWILTVAASSMDREFPAYAVFNHRRVEGRSLSERWLHGKGFYPMISAADAAAPGNTSKDAQLCMMGSLDPEKVRGKIVVCVRGSIQRLEKSEAVRRAGGAAMILVNDVVSGNDLHADPYVLPAVHISYADGLALLTYLNHTKLARDPSGFVIKGKTIVGTRPAPVMAAFSSQGPNTVNPEILKPDITAPGMSIIAAWSGAVSPTDRPFDKRRVAFNTLSGTSMSCPHVSGIAGLIKTLHPDWSPAAIKSAIMTTATELDTDRKPILNSSLAPATPFSYGAGHVFPSRTLDPGLVYDMSAADYLDFLCALGYNATAMEIFNEAPYRCPAAAINLQDLNYPSITVHGVAAAGSVTVRRRVKNVGASGTYTAAVVREPEGVQVVVTPSTLEFRDAGEVKEFEVSFIARNPAAAADYSFGAVVWSDGNHQVRSPLVVKTQG, from the exons ATGGAGTCCAGCAGCAGCACGGCGGCCGGATCCATGCGTCTCACCGCTGCCACGGCCTCTGCCTtcctcctcgtcttcctctGCTTGCTGCTGCAGAGCCTGGCGGCGCTCGCCGGCTCCGGGAAGCAGGCATCGTCGTACGTCGTGTACCTCGGGGGCCACCCGCGGCGCGTCGGCGTGTCGACGGAGGAGGCGTCCAGGAGGGCCACCGAGTCGCACCAcgacctcctcgccgccgtcctAGGGGA CAGGGAGAAGGCGCGCGAGGCCATCTTCTACTCCTACACCAAGAACATCAACGGCTTCGCCGCCAACCTCGAGCCTGGCGAGGCCTCGGAGATCGCAA AGTACCCCGGCGTGGTGTCGGTGTTCCCGAACAGAGGCCGCAAGCTGCAGACGACGTGGTCGTGGCAGTTCATGGGGCTCGAGAGGGGCGGCGAGGTCCCGCCGTGGTCGGCGTGGGAGGTGGCGAGGTACGGAGAGGGCACCATCATCGGAAACCTCGACTCAG GTGTGTGGCCGGAGTCGAAGAGCTTCGACGAGGGCGAAATGGGGCCGATCCCAGACGATTGGAAAGGGATCTGCCAGAATGAGCACGACATCAAGTTCCAATGCAACAG CAAGCTCATCGGCGCGCGGTACTTTAACAAGGGCTACGCGCTGGCGGCCGGCGTACCGCTTGACGCCGCGCTCATGACGCCGCGTGACGAGAACGGGCACGGCACGCACACGCTGGCcacggccggcggcgcggccgtCCGCGGCGCGAGCGCCTTCGGCTACGGCAACGGCACGGCCAGGGGCGGGtccccgcgcgcgcgcgtggCCGCGTACCGCGTCTGCTTCCGCCCCGTCAACGGCAGCGAGTGCTTCGACGCCGACGTCCTCGCGGGCTTCGAGGCCGCCATCGACGACGGCGTGCACGTCATCTCGGCCTCCGTCGGCGGCGACGCCTACGACTACCTCCACGACGCCGTCGCCATCGGGTCGCTCCACGCCGTCAAGGCCGGCGTCACCGTCGTCTGCTCCGCCAGCAACTCCGGCCCGGACCCCGGCACGGTCACCAACGTCGCGCCCTGGATCCTCACCGTCGCCGCGAGCAGCATGGACAGGGAGTTCCCGGCCTACGCCGTCTTTAACCACAGGAGGGTCGAG GGTCGGAGCCTCTCGGAGAGGTGGCTGCACGGGAAAGGCTTCTACCCTATGATCAGCGCCGCAGATGCCGCCGCTCCCGGCAACACGTCCAAAGACGC CCAGTTGTGCATGATGGGGTCGCTGGACCCTGAAAAGGTGAGGGGCAAGATCGTGGTGTGCGTGAGAGGGAGCATACAGAGGTTGGAGAAGAGCGAGGCCGTCCGCCGTGCCGGCGGCGCCGCGATGATCCTCGTGAACGACGTGGTCTCCGGCAACGACCTCCATGCCGACCCGTACGTGCTCCCGGCGGTGCACATCTCGTACGCCGACGGGCTCGCTCTCTTGACGTACCTCAACCACACCAAGCTCGCTCG GGATCCGTCCGGCTTCGTCATCAAGGGGAAGACGATCGTCGGCACAAGGCCGGCGCCGGTCATGGCTGCTTTCTCGTCTCAAGGGCCCAACACGGTGAACCCTGAGATCCTAAAG CCGGACATCACAGCGCCGGGGATGAGCATTATCGCGGCGTGGAGCGGCGCCGTGTCGCCCACGGACCGGCCGTTTGACAAGCGCCGCGTGGCGTTCAACACCCTGTCCGGCACGTCCATGTCGTGCCCGCACGTGTCCGGCATCGCCGGCCTGATCAAGACCCTCCACCCGGACTGGAGCCCCGCTGCGATCAAGTCGGCGATCATGACGACCG CGACGGAGCTAGACACGGACCGGAAGCCCATCCTGAACTCGTCCCTCGCGCCGGCGACGCCGTTCAGCTACGGCGCCGGCCACGTCTTCCCGAGCCGCACGCTTGACCCGGGGCTCGTCTACGACATGTCCGCCGCCGACTACCTCGACTTCCTCTGCGCGCTGGGCTACAACGCGACGGCGATGGAGATCTTCAACGAGGCGCCGTACCggtgccccgccgccgccatcaaCCTCCAGGACCTCAACTACCCGTCCATCACCGTGCacggcgtcgccgccgccggctcggTGACGGTGCGGCGCAGGGTCAAGAACGTCGGCGCGTCAGGGACGTACACTGCCGCCGTCGTCCGGGAACCCGAGGGGGTGCAGGTAGTGGTGACCCCCTCCACGCTGGAGTTCAGGGACGCTGGCGAGGTGAAGGAGTTCGAGGTGAGCTTCATAGCCAGGAaccccgccgcggcggcggactACTCGTTTGGTGCCGTTGTTTGGTCCGACGGGAATCATCAGGTGAGGAGTCCTCTGGTTGTGAAGACGCAGGGATGA
- the LOC133883261 gene encoding probable calcium-binding protein CML21, producing MGQSRPSSVIAAPKAQALVSSKRPEPTCRRRRVPGTPCTFCAFCSPHHPPHQPTSSPCCLAHHGSNNLLANSLLPTPRPESKAPTFSPPIPTRRGIPRTTHTADPDPDPAPGLLWCREEAPRLRLFDWCVSSGEDTVRTASMGGVFGRHGSHKRSFHGSKLEAKMVDAMQQRASHGSSLKSFYSIIMQFPKIDQSFRKCKTTFEKFDEDSNGEIDKEELKHCFQKLEMPFTDEEISDLFEACDINEDMGMKFNEFIVFLCLVYLLNEPAVSETKIKMGLGNLEATFETLVDAFVFLDKNKDGYVSKDEMIQAINETTTGERSSGRIAMRRFEEMDWDKNGMVTFKEFLFAFTRWVGIDENEDEGE from the exons ATGGGGCAGAGTCGTCCCTCGTCAGTCATCGCAGCTCCCAAGGCACAGGCTCTCGTGTCATCAAAGCGGCCGGAGCCCACCTGTCGGCGACGCAGAGTCCCTGGAACACCCTGCACCTTTTGTGCTTTCTGCTCTCCTCACCACCCTCCGCACCAGCCAACCTCTTCTCCGTGTTGCTTGGCTCACCACGGCTCGAATAATCTCCTCGCAAATTCCCTCCTCCCCACGCCACGACCAGAGTCCAAAGCTCCCACCTTTTCCCCGCCGATTCCGACCCGCCGCGGAATTCCGCGCACAACCCACACCGCCGATCCCGATCCCGATCCCGCTCCCGGGCTCTTGTGGTGCCGCGAGGAGGCGCCCAG GTTACGTCTGTTCGATTGGTGTGTATCTAGTGGGGAGGACACTGTCCGAACTGCCAGCATGGGGGGTGTATTTGGGCGGCATGGCAGCCACAAGCGGAGTTTTCATGGTTCAAAATTGGAGGCGAAGATGGTGGATGCCATGCAGCAAAGAGCATCGCATGGATCTTCGCTGAAATCGTTCTATAGTATTATCATGCAGTTTCCTAAAATTGATCAGAGTTTTAGAAAATGCAAGACTACCTTCGAGAAATTTG ATGAAGATTCTAATGGCGAAATAGATAAAGAAGAACTGAAGCATTGTTTTCAAAAGCTGGAAATGCCATTCACAGATGAGGAGATATCTGATCTCTTTGAAGCTTGTGATATAAATGAAGATATGGGCATGAAGTTCAATGAGTTCATTGTCTTTTTGTGCCTTGTTTATCTTCTTAATGAACCAGCTGTATCAGAAACA AAGATAAAGATGGGGTTAGGAAATCTTGAGGCAACTTTTGAGACCTTGGTTGATGCATTTGTCTTCTTGGATAAGAATAAAGATGGGTACGTGAGCAAGGATGAGATGATCCAAGCAATAAATGAGACCACGACTGGAGAGCGCTCATCTGGGCGTATAGCCATGAGAAGATTTG AGGAAATGGATTGGGACAAGAATGGGATGGTGACCTTCAAGGAATTTCTGTTTGCATTCACTCGCTGGGTAGGGATTGATGAAAACGAGGACGAAGGCGAATGA